A genomic region of Rhodospirillales bacterium contains the following coding sequences:
- a CDS encoding aminopeptidase P family protein → MSEFEKRLGLVREEIARLQLDGYIIPRTDEFLGEYVPACAERLAWLTGFDGSAGIAAVLPDRAVVMSDGRYTLQLEQQVNRALYEAGDMYEAPLSDWLRDHAEEGARIGYDPMLFTPPQIESLSKAPVELVAVEGNLIDAVWNDRPAPPLEAVEMFPDEMAGKTAGEKRTEISASLEKEGLDAFVLTAPESVSWLLNVRGADVPHIPVVLSYAIIYAGGRIDWFVDPGKQGADVLPFFPQEVFCHDISKLSDNLLNLKDKVVGLDYKRSSVWFRQVLTTAGAQVKDIEDPCIEPRACKNEAERAAITETHIRDGVALVRFLKWVDEQGPKKKLTELDIVAKREECSRLDPLYREASFDTIAGWADNGAVVHYRVTKETNKPIKPPGLLLVDSGGQYCGGGVAGTTDVTRTVAIGEPTDDMRENFTRVLKGHIGVATARFPEGTTGGHIDALARKPLWDVGRDYDHGTGHGVGCYLSVHEEAAGISKRAGMPFKAGMLISNEPGYYKAGEYGIRIESLVFVVEDGLREDTDKKMLAFETVTMAPIDRNLIDPVLLSASETKWLNAYHRTVYETLAPRLESDVAAWLEQACTPL, encoded by the coding sequence ATGAGTGAGTTCGAGAAAAGATTGGGTCTTGTCCGGGAAGAAATAGCGCGTTTGCAACTGGACGGTTATATCATTCCCCGTACCGACGAGTTTCTGGGGGAATACGTTCCGGCGTGCGCTGAACGGCTGGCGTGGCTGACCGGGTTTGACGGTTCCGCCGGTATAGCTGCCGTTCTGCCGGATCGGGCGGTGGTCATGAGCGACGGGCGCTACACGCTGCAATTAGAACAGCAGGTTAACCGCGCCCTGTATGAAGCCGGTGATATGTATGAAGCGCCTTTAAGCGACTGGCTCAGGGATCACGCGGAGGAGGGCGCGCGCATCGGTTACGATCCGATGCTGTTTACGCCGCCGCAAATCGAAAGCCTGTCCAAAGCGCCGGTTGAACTGGTCGCGGTGGAAGGAAACCTGATTGATGCGGTCTGGAATGACCGGCCCGCCCCGCCTTTGGAGGCGGTTGAAATGTTCCCCGATGAAATGGCGGGGAAAACAGCCGGAGAAAAACGCACGGAAATCTCGGCGTCTCTTGAAAAAGAAGGTCTGGATGCCTTTGTGTTGACCGCGCCGGAGTCTGTGTCATGGCTTTTGAACGTGCGTGGCGCCGATGTGCCGCATATCCCTGTGGTTTTGTCTTACGCTATCATTTATGCCGGGGGGCGGATCGACTGGTTTGTAGATCCGGGCAAGCAGGGCGCTGATGTTTTGCCGTTCTTCCCGCAAGAAGTGTTTTGTCACGATATATCAAAGCTCTCCGATAATCTCCTGAATTTAAAAGATAAAGTGGTGGGGCTGGATTACAAACGCTCGTCCGTATGGTTCAGGCAGGTGCTGACGACGGCCGGGGCACAGGTCAAAGATATCGAAGACCCCTGTATAGAGCCGCGGGCCTGTAAGAATGAAGCCGAGCGCGCGGCCATCACGGAAACGCATATCCGTGATGGTGTGGCGCTGGTCCGGTTTTTGAAATGGGTGGACGAACAAGGCCCGAAGAAAAAACTGACGGAGCTGGATATTGTCGCCAAGCGGGAGGAATGCTCCCGCCTTGATCCGCTCTACCGGGAGGCCAGCTTTGATACGATCGCTGGCTGGGCGGATAACGGGGCGGTTGTCCATTACCGGGTAACGAAAGAAACCAACAAGCCGATCAAGCCGCCGGGGCTTTTACTGGTCGATAGCGGCGGACAGTATTGTGGTGGCGGTGTTGCCGGAACAACGGATGTTACGCGGACCGTTGCTATCGGTGAGCCGACGGATGATATGCGCGAAAATTTCACCCGCGTCTTAAAGGGGCATATCGGTGTGGCCACCGCGCGATTCCCGGAAGGGACGACAGGCGGGCATATTGATGCGCTGGCCCGGAAACCCCTATGGGATGTAGGGCGTGATTACGATCACGGTACCGGTCACGGGGTCGGGTGTTATCTGTCCGTTCACGAAGAAGCCGCCGGAATTTCCAAGCGGGCCGGGATGCCGTTTAAGGCCGGGATGCTGATTTCGAACGAGCCGGGATATTACAAGGCCGGGGAATACGGCATTCGCATTGAAAGCCTTGTTTTTGTCGTCGAGGATGGCCTGCGCGAAGACACGGATAAAAAGATGCTGGCTTTTGAAACCGTGACCATGGCCCCGATCGACCGGAACCTGATTGATCCGGTTTTGCTAAGTGCGTCGGAAACGAAATGGCTGAATGCATATCATCGGACGGTTTATGAAACGCTTGCCCCGCGGCTGGAAAGCGACGTGGCGGCATGGCTGGAACAGGCCTGCACGCCGCTATAA
- a CDS encoding 30S ribosomal protein S21: MVTVNVRDNNVEQALKVLKKKMQREGIFREMKLRKDFEKPSQKKKREKNEAVRRWRKLQRKKGGR, from the coding sequence TTGGTAACCGTTAATGTTCGCGATAACAACGTGGAACAGGCTTTGAAAGTCCTGAAGAAAAAAATGCAACGTGAAGGCATTTTCCGCGAAATGAAGCTGCGCAAAGACTTTGAAAAACCGTCGCAGAAGAAAAAACGCGAAAAGAACGAGGCTGTCCGCCGCTGGCGCAAGCTGCAGCGTAAAAAAGGTGGGCGCTAA
- a CDS encoding ABC transporter ATP-binding protein, translated as MPDTLLEIKDLSVNFKTPGGVFEAVKSASFNIKKGETLALVGESGSGKSVTALSIMQLLPYPLAAHPAGSSIVFDGQELVGAPESLMQTIRGKRIGMIFQEPMSSLNPLHSIERQIGEVLRLHQNMSKDQARDRVKELLDLVGLPKMKERLDAYPHELSGGQRQRVMIAMALANNPDLLIADEPTTALDVTVQAQILELLDDLKKRLNMALLIITHDLTIVEKMADTVCVMKNGVIVEQNACKALFKNPEHEYTKMLLSAQPKGVIVATNDDALTVVTGRAIKVHFPKKKNLFGKVTQWVKAVDGVDVTVRAGQTLGVVGESGSGKTTLGLGLLRLIGSQGAIVYKSTNISAYNRQQMKPLREDMQIVFQDPFSSLSPRMSIGQIIGEGLKVHRAHLSKAERDDLVVKALEDVHLDPATRHRYPHEFSGGQRQRVSIARAMVLEPDFVVLDEPTSALDLSVQAQIVDLLRELQERHNLAYMFISHDLRVVRAMAHDLLVMKDGKIVESGPAAQIFDNPREEYTKALMDAALNLKARTAA; from the coding sequence ATGCCTGACACACTATTAGAAATCAAAGACCTATCCGTCAACTTCAAAACGCCCGGCGGGGTGTTTGAGGCTGTTAAAAGCGCATCATTTAACATCAAAAAAGGCGAGACACTGGCGCTGGTCGGGGAAAGCGGATCGGGGAAATCCGTCACAGCCCTTTCTATCATGCAGCTTTTGCCCTATCCGCTGGCGGCGCACCCGGCAGGATCTTCGATTGTTTTTGACGGACAGGAGCTGGTCGGCGCCCCCGAATCCCTGATGCAGACCATCCGCGGCAAACGGATCGGGATGATTTTTCAGGAACCGATGAGTTCCCTTAATCCTCTGCACTCGATCGAACGGCAAATCGGAGAAGTGTTGCGGCTGCACCAGAATATGAGCAAGGATCAAGCCCGCGACCGGGTTAAAGAGCTGCTGGACCTGGTTGGCCTGCCAAAAATGAAAGAGCGTTTGGACGCCTATCCGCATGAGTTGTCCGGCGGGCAACGCCAGCGGGTTATGATTGCGATGGCGCTGGCCAACAACCCGGACTTGCTGATCGCCGATGAACCGACAACCGCGCTGGACGTCACGGTGCAGGCGCAGATTCTGGAATTGCTCGATGATTTGAAAAAGCGGCTGAACATGGCGCTTTTGATTATCACGCATGATCTGACGATCGTTGAGAAAATGGCCGATACGGTTTGTGTCATGAAAAACGGCGTAATCGTCGAACAGAACGCCTGCAAAGCCCTGTTTAAAAATCCGGAACATGAATACACAAAAATGCTGCTGAGCGCCCAACCAAAAGGGGTGATCGTTGCCACCAACGATGACGCTTTGACCGTTGTGACCGGGCGCGCGATCAAAGTCCATTTTCCCAAGAAGAAAAATTTATTCGGCAAAGTAACGCAGTGGGTCAAGGCCGTCGACGGGGTCGACGTTACGGTTCGCGCCGGGCAGACGCTGGGCGTTGTCGGGGAAAGCGGCAGCGGCAAAACCACGCTGGGGCTGGGGCTGCTGCGCCTGATCGGCTCACAAGGAGCGATCGTTTACAAGAGCACCAACATTTCGGCCTATAACCGCCAGCAGATGAAGCCGCTGCGTGAAGACATGCAGATCGTGTTTCAGGACCCGTTTTCTTCCCTGTCCCCGCGCATGAGCATCGGCCAGATTATCGGGGAGGGTTTGAAGGTCCACCGGGCACATCTTTCAAAAGCCGAACGGGACGATCTGGTCGTCAAGGCTCTGGAAGACGTGCATCTTGATCCCGCGACGCGCCACCGCTATCCGCATGAATTTTCCGGCGGGCAGCGCCAGCGCGTTTCGATTGCCCGTGCAATGGTGCTGGAACCCGATTTCGTGGTGCTGGATGAGCCAACGTCGGCGCTTGACCTGTCGGTGCAGGCGCAAATCGTCGATCTGCTGCGGGAATTGCAGGAGCGGCATAACCTCGCTTACATGTTTATCAGTCACGATTTACGGGTAGTCCGGGCGATGGCTCATGACTTGCTGGTAATGAAAGACGGTAAAATCGTCGAATCCGGCCCGGCGGCACAAATCTTCGATAACCCGCGCGAAGAATACACCAAAGCCCTGATGGACGCGGCGCTGAATTTGAAAGCGCGGACAGCGGCGTGA
- a CDS encoding thiamine phosphate synthase codes for MSTEKTSSQSTGKAGAPAVGLWLRVGPDLALEEVLRDLRQIFYVVNGSDYERNMHALEIFGNGKDQDFREKAALVCAFAKSNGVACIYRGVPSVAHEIDADGVLLETLDDMAAARELFGEEGIVGLACSVAASRGEKSKEAVKEQSCAAHDAGVDFVTFGTGGNVFPNPEDLRFWTILSDMPAVIEGHISNDHVAYWVQAGAAFIDAGDYIWSHGKGVMQGTVNMLHAIDLALDDQKTKGQA; via the coding sequence ATGAGCACAGAGAAAACATCATCGCAATCAACAGGAAAAGCAGGCGCTCCGGCGGTCGGGCTGTGGCTGCGCGTCGGTCCGGATCTGGCGCTGGAAGAAGTGCTGCGCGACCTGCGCCAGATTTTCTATGTCGTTAACGGATCGGATTACGAGCGTAATATGCACGCGCTTGAAATTTTCGGTAACGGCAAAGATCAGGATTTCAGGGAAAAAGCGGCGCTGGTCTGCGCCTTTGCCAAAAGCAATGGCGTGGCTTGTATCTATCGCGGCGTGCCGTCCGTGGCGCATGAGATTGATGCCGATGGCGTATTGCTGGAAACGCTGGATGACATGGCGGCGGCCCGTGAATTGTTCGGCGAGGAAGGAATTGTTGGCCTGGCATGTAGTGTCGCGGCGTCTAGGGGCGAAAAATCAAAAGAGGCCGTGAAAGAACAATCCTGCGCGGCCCATGATGCCGGCGTTGATTTTGTGACATTCGGCACCGGTGGCAACGTGTTTCCCAACCCTGAAGATTTACGCTTCTGGACGATCCTGTCCGACATGCCCGCCGTGATCGAAGGTCACATCTCCAACGACCATGTGGCTTATTGGGTGCAGGCCGGCGCGGCGTTTATTGATGCCGGGGATTATATCTGGTCACATGGCAAGGGCGTCATGCAGGGCACCGTCAATATGCTGCACGCGATTGATCTGGCGCTGGATGACCAGAAAACCAAAGGGCAGGCCTAA
- a CDS encoding macro domain-containing protein, whose amino-acid sequence MTIREVEGDILLSDAQALAHGIAPNDHFTQGLALALRERRPSMPKDFHHYCHLNHPKPGGAWVWAGVQGRTIINLMTQEEAPSHNQPPGKAQTKYVNHALKELRKIIEKENIESIALPRLATGVGGLDWADVRPLIEQHLGDLDIPVILYTTYTAGKKAAEGL is encoded by the coding sequence ATGACCATCCGCGAAGTAGAAGGCGACATTCTTTTAAGTGATGCGCAAGCCCTTGCCCACGGCATTGCGCCCAACGACCATTTTACGCAAGGTTTGGCACTGGCCTTGCGCGAGCGTCGCCCTTCCATGCCGAAGGATTTTCATCATTACTGCCATCTCAACCACCCCAAACCGGGCGGCGCATGGGTATGGGCCGGTGTTCAGGGAAGAACCATCATTAACCTGATGACTCAGGAAGAAGCCCCCAGTCACAACCAGCCGCCGGGAAAAGCCCAAACCAAATACGTCAATCATGCCCTGAAAGAGCTGCGAAAAATCATTGAAAAAGAAAATATAGAAAGCATTGCCCTGCCACGTTTGGCCACGGGTGTCGGCGGACTGGACTGGGCCGATGTCCGGCCGTTGATCGAACAGCATCTTGGCGATCTGGACATTCCCGTTATTCTCTACACGACATATACCGCAGGAAAGAAAGCCGCCGAAGGCCTTTAG
- a CDS encoding GNAT family N-acetyltransferase, translated as MKPGTLSSGFLDQACALQDTVLQDLTRRGQSHFIIPRSRAYFEKHFEPPHAIAGIFDGENLIAQALFHFQEFDMPDYTRMPTLPGQQNGDTFAVIKGALVHPNHQGRGHMGRLVGSFLDWCRENHIRHALSRVEINHAASLYIFEKNGFTVVNTITDARDDAHVHVMHRVI; from the coding sequence ATGAAACCGGGCACGCTCTCTTCCGGTTTTCTCGATCAAGCCTGCGCGCTACAAGATACCGTCTTGCAGGATTTGACGCGGCGCGGCCAATCCCATTTCATCATCCCGCGTAGCCGGGCCTATTTCGAAAAGCATTTTGAACCGCCGCACGCCATAGCCGGGATTTTTGATGGCGAAAACCTTATCGCGCAGGCCCTTTTTCATTTTCAGGAATTCGATATGCCGGATTATACGCGGATGCCCACCCTGCCCGGCCAGCAAAACGGCGACACGTTTGCCGTCATCAAAGGCGCTCTGGTTCACCCCAACCATCAGGGACGGGGGCACATGGGACGTCTGGTGGGCTCCTTTCTGGACTGGTGCCGTGAAAACCACATTCGTCACGCCCTGTCCCGTGTTGAGATCAATCACGCGGCCAGTCTTTATATCTTCGAGAAAAACGGGTTCACAGTCGTCAACACCATCACCGACGCCCGCGATGATGCGCATGTGCATGTTATGCACCGGGTAATTTAA
- a CDS encoding ABC transporter permease, producing MTLSPITQRRLTQFRANKRGFWSLWLFLALFIIAMAAPLLANDKPLLVKFDGGYYVPLLKAYPETVFGGDFETETAYRDPYVKELIDAKGWIIWPPVRFSYDTINYDLPTPAPSPPTAENWLGTDDQGRDVLARVIYGFRISVLFGLILTVISSAVGIVAGAFQGFYGGWLDLIMQRVIEIWSSLPSLYILIIFSAMFVPGFWTLLLILLLFSWVSLVDVVRAEFLRTRNFDYVRAANALGVGNTTIMFRHVLPNAMVATLTLMPFILTGSITALTSLDFLGLGLPPGSPSLGELLAQGKNNLQAPWLGFTAFVTLALMLSLLTFIGEAVRDAFDPRKTRI from the coding sequence ATGACCCTTTCCCCCATCACACAGCGGCGGTTAACGCAGTTCCGGGCCAACAAGCGCGGATTCTGGAGCCTGTGGCTTTTCCTCGCGCTGTTTATTATTGCGATGGCGGCGCCGCTGCTGGCCAATGACAAACCGTTGCTGGTCAAATTCGACGGGGGGTATTACGTACCGCTGCTCAAGGCCTATCCCGAAACCGTGTTTGGCGGGGATTTTGAGACCGAGACCGCCTATCGCGACCCGTATGTGAAGGAGCTGATTGACGCCAAGGGCTGGATCATCTGGCCGCCGGTACGGTTTTCCTATGACACGATTAATTACGATCTGCCAACCCCGGCGCCCTCGCCGCCGACCGCCGAGAACTGGCTGGGGACCGACGACCAGGGGCGCGACGTTCTGGCCCGTGTGATTTACGGTTTCCGGATTTCGGTACTGTTCGGCCTGATCCTGACGGTCATCAGCTCAGCGGTCGGGATTGTCGCCGGTGCGTTCCAAGGATTTTACGGCGGTTGGCTGGACCTTATCATGCAGAGGGTGATCGAGATATGGTCGTCCCTGCCCTCGCTTTACATCCTGATTATTTTCTCGGCGATGTTCGTGCCGGGATTTTGGACGCTGCTTCTTATCCTGCTGTTGTTTTCATGGGTGAGCCTCGTTGACGTGGTGCGGGCAGAGTTCCTGCGCACCCGGAATTTCGATTACGTGCGCGCGGCCAATGCGCTGGGCGTCGGCAATACGACGATCATGTTTCGCCATGTGCTGCCCAATGCGATGGTGGCGACGCTGACTCTGATGCCGTTTATCCTGACCGGATCAATTACGGCACTGACCAGCCTTGATTTTCTTGGGCTGGGCCTGCCGCCCGGCAGCCCGTCGCTGGGCGAGCTTCTGGCGCAGGGCAAAAACAATCTGCAAGCCCCGTGGCTGGGCTTCACGGCGTTCGTCACGCTGGCGCTGATGCTGTCCTTGCTGACCTTTATCGGGGAAGCGGTACGCGATGCGTTCGACCCGCGCAAAACCCGGATATGA
- a CDS encoding microcin C ABC transporter permease YejB has product MLNYILKRLLLMIPTLLGIMLVAFVIVQFVPGGPVERMIAELQGHGGDATARISGGGGDMAAGSMAQATGQTSQYRGAQGLDPEFIAELERMYGFDKPAHERFIQMVSHYARFDLGESYYRDISVIDLVLEKMPVSISLGLWSTIIIYLISIPLGIKKAVKDGQPFDVWTSAAVFIGYAIPSFMFAILLIILFAGGRYFDWFPLRGLVSDGWQEMNTIHLVLDYFWHMALPIAAMVISGFAGLTMLTKNSFLDEINKQYVLTARAKGLSEKRVLYGHIFRNAMLIVIAGFPSAFLSIFFTGSLLIEVIFSLDGLGLLGYESVINRDYPVVLGTLYFFALIGLVMTLIRDVVYVYVDPRIDFEARTV; this is encoded by the coding sequence ATGCTCAACTACATTCTCAAACGGCTGCTGTTGATGATCCCCACGCTGCTCGGCATTATGCTGGTAGCGTTTGTGATTGTGCAGTTCGTGCCCGGCGGCCCGGTCGAACGCATGATCGCCGAGCTTCAGGGCCATGGCGGTGATGCCACGGCCCGCATTTCCGGCGGGGGCGGCGACATGGCAGCAGGCAGCATGGCGCAGGCCACAGGCCAGACATCGCAGTACCGCGGCGCGCAGGGACTCGACCCCGAATTTATTGCCGAGCTGGAGCGTATGTACGGATTCGACAAACCCGCCCATGAACGATTCATCCAGATGGTCAGTCACTATGCCCGTTTTGATCTGGGGGAGAGTTATTACCGCGACATTTCGGTGATTGATCTGGTGCTGGAAAAAATGCCGGTGTCGATCTCACTGGGGTTGTGGTCGACGATTATCATTTACCTGATCTCGATCCCGCTCGGCATCAAAAAAGCCGTGAAGGATGGCCAGCCGTTTGATGTGTGGACCAGCGCCGCCGTGTTTATCGGTTATGCGATTCCTTCGTTCATGTTCGCGATTTTGTTGATTATCCTGTTTGCCGGCGGGCGATATTTTGACTGGTTCCCGCTGCGCGGACTGGTGTCTGACGGCTGGCAAGAGATGAATACGATTCATCTCGTATTGGATTATTTCTGGCACATGGCCCTGCCGATTGCGGCGATGGTTATCAGCGGCTTTGCGGGCCTGACGATGCTGACCAAGAACAGTTTTCTGGACGAGATCAACAAGCAATACGTCCTGACGGCGCGCGCCAAGGGGCTATCCGAAAAGCGGGTGTTGTACGGTCATATCTTCCGCAACGCCATGCTGATCGTGATTGCCGGGTTTCCCAGCGCGTTCCTGTCGATTTTCTTTACCGGATCGCTGTTGATCGAGGTTATTTTCAGTCTCGACGGGCTTGGTTTGCTGGGGTATGAGAGCGTGATTAACCGCGATTATCCGGTGGTTTTAGGAACGCTGTATTTCTTTGCCCTGATCGGGCTGGTCATGACGTTGATAAGGGACGTGGTTTACGTCTATGTCGATCCCCGGATTGATTTTGAGGCACGAACGGTATGA
- a CDS encoding SlyX family protein yields MNEEDRLTTIETQIAHQDQQIQELNAVITEQWKVIDALKAKLLRAEDKLEELRYRSETGDGEGLSPTEIAARDKPPHY; encoded by the coding sequence ATGAACGAAGAAGATCGCCTGACCACTATCGAAACCCAGATCGCTCATCAGGACCAACAGATTCAGGAGCTCAACGCCGTTATCACCGAACAGTGGAAGGTAATTGATGCGTTAAAGGCCAAGTTACTGCGTGCCGAGGACAAGCTGGAGGAACTGAGATACCGCTCGGAGACCGGCGATGGCGAGGGATTATCCCCCACCGAGATCGCTGCCCGCGACAAACCGCCGCATTACTGA
- a CDS encoding histidine phosphatase family protein → MSTTLIIARHGNTFGPGDTPTRVGGRTDLQLVEKGREQAQAIGTYLNKNRLIPDVIYAAPLKRTMETAALAVKTSGVTNPVYQLDIFKEIDYGPDENKTEDDVIARIGEQAIKDWDEQAIVPDGWQVDPDEIIQNWINFAAHITEHDDNETILVVTSNGIARFAPHITGDFEGFARDHKIKISTGGLCIFEHDGSQWTVKDWNIKP, encoded by the coding sequence ATGAGCACAACCCTGATTATCGCCCGTCACGGCAATACATTCGGTCCCGGCGACACGCCGACCCGCGTGGGCGGGCGCACCGATTTACAGCTGGTTGAAAAAGGCCGGGAACAGGCGCAGGCTATCGGGACATACCTGAATAAAAACAGACTGATACCGGACGTTATTTATGCAGCGCCTTTAAAACGGACCATGGAAACGGCGGCGCTGGCCGTCAAAACGAGCGGCGTCACAAACCCCGTGTATCAACTTGATATATTTAAAGAAATCGATTACGGGCCCGATGAAAACAAAACCGAGGATGACGTCATCGCCCGGATCGGGGAACAGGCTATAAAAGACTGGGATGAGCAAGCAATCGTTCCCGATGGCTGGCAGGTCGATCCCGATGAAATTATACAAAACTGGATAAATTTCGCCGCGCATATTACCGAGCACGACGATAATGAGACGATTTTGGTTGTGACCTCCAACGGGATTGCCCGGTTTGCGCCCCATATTACCGGGGATTTTGAGGGTTTTGCCCGCGATCATAAAATCAAGATTTCAACCGGCGGCCTGTGCATTTTCGAACATGACGGCAGCCAATGGACCGTCAAGGACTGGAATATAAAACCATGA
- a CDS encoding O-antigen ligase family protein codes for MPRNIASGFTALALMAAFTTALFFTGYTSLLYAPVVLGLLVVAGLLLFPALLKNALSFPAGAVPLLLFGFWLYATFSLMGSTIPFASMVTWLIFSAAPLLFFCLLAGPDRNTVLKAAVFGLMMALSVLAGWTVIDYLFLGGGMAGRAHAPLPNPNTLAGLMNLGLFPALALFLSARNHDIPKLALALLFFAALLATESRGGILSALIAGGVLLFALRPVLCRKKLLSLLIATALIFGAFQFAGQSAERLTGLAAPGQQKEIVARMAIWQSTVAMIKDHPFKGTGLGTFYQTYPAYRAPDTDNSSGHWAHNDPLQFWAEMGAAAPLLFYALLIGILWQTIRALRALPRDSELRAPIMGIFAALLALGLHTHVSFHLYILAILIICGVWLAAWYALTAAALEEPSFKPALLSRRQRIIAPLGLLAVFMVCGWMAVSSALGMHYLLAAKTAIRVGDIGSFTTAIDKARRYGPASFIDPDVHLAGLYIDLQVAPGVLFTENEQADMAAQAHVLLDRAQRLNPHWAEIDHKRAKLYMATNEPDKALASWETAVKKNPQHYKARRELAALYMQRGMPLKAYQVLEAGLHYPHNQTVDAAFKTLMKEIEPLARLQRQYQP; via the coding sequence ATGCCCCGTAATATTGCCAGCGGTTTTACGGCTCTTGCCTTGATGGCGGCGTTTACCACCGCCCTGTTTTTTACCGGCTATACCAGTTTGCTCTATGCCCCTGTGGTTTTGGGATTATTGGTGGTGGCGGGTCTTTTGCTGTTCCCGGCCCTTTTGAAAAATGCGCTGTCTTTTCCCGCCGGGGCAGTCCCTTTGCTTTTGTTCGGATTCTGGCTATACGCAACCTTCAGCCTGATGGGGAGCACAATCCCCTTTGCCAGCATGGTCACATGGCTGATTTTCAGCGCGGCGCCCCTGCTGTTTTTCTGTTTGCTGGCCGGGCCGGACAGAAACACTGTCCTAAAAGCCGCCGTTTTCGGCCTGATGATGGCCTTGTCGGTCCTCGCCGGGTGGACGGTGATTGATTACCTGTTTCTCGGCGGCGGGATGGCCGGGCGGGCGCATGCGCCGCTGCCCAACCCGAATACGCTGGCGGGGCTTATGAATCTGGGGCTGTTCCCGGCGCTGGCGCTTTTCCTGTCCGCCCGGAACCATGACATCCCGAAGCTGGCGCTGGCCTTGCTTTTTTTCGCGGCGTTGCTGGCCACAGAAAGCCGGGGGGGAATCCTGAGCGCCCTGATTGCCGGGGGCGTTTTGCTGTTTGCCCTGCGGCCTGTTCTCTGCCGGAAAAAGCTCCTGAGCCTGCTGATCGCAACCGCCCTGATTTTCGGTGCGTTCCAGTTTGCCGGACAGTCGGCGGAAAGGCTGACGGGACTGGCGGCGCCCGGTCAGCAAAAAGAAATCGTGGCCCGCATGGCCATCTGGCAATCGACCGTGGCGATGATCAAGGATCACCCCTTCAAGGGAACCGGGTTGGGTACGTTTTATCAAACGTACCCGGCTTACCGCGCGCCGGACACGGATAATTCCAGCGGCCATTGGGCGCATAACGACCCGCTGCAATTCTGGGCGGAGATGGGCGCGGCAGCCCCGTTGCTGTTTTACGCTTTGCTGATCGGTATTCTGTGGCAGACCATCAGGGCTTTGCGCGCCCTGCCCCGCGATTCAGAGCTGCGCGCGCCGATCATGGGGATATTTGCCGCCCTGCTGGCGCTGGGGCTGCATACGCATGTCTCGTTTCATCTTTATATTCTGGCGATCCTGATTATTTGCGGTGTCTGGCTGGCGGCGTGGTATGCCCTGACGGCGGCGGCGCTGGAAGAACCTTCGTTCAAGCCGGCCCTGTTATCCCGGCGTCAGCGCATCATCGCCCCCTTGGGCCTCCTTGCGGTTTTCATGGTCTGTGGCTGGATGGCCGTCAGCAGCGCGCTCGGCATGCATTATTTGCTGGCAGCCAAAACGGCCATCCGCGTCGGCGATATCGGCAGCTTTACAACCGCCATTGATAAAGCCCGGCGCTATGGCCCGGCCAGCTTTATCGACCCGGACGTGCATCTGGCGGGTCTGTATATTGATTTACAGGTCGCGCCGGGGGTTTTGTTTACCGAAAACGAACAGGCCGATATGGCTGCGCAAGCCCACGTCTTGCTCGACCGGGCGCAGCGCCTGAACCCGCACTGGGCGGAAATCGACCACAAGCGCGCAAAGCTTTACATGGCCACAAACGAACCGGATAAAGCCCTGGCGTCGTGGGAAACCGCCGTAAAGAAGAATCCCCAGCATTACAAAGCCCGGCGGGAACTGGCGGCCTTATATATGCAGCGCGGGATGCCCCTCAAAGCCTACCAGGTTCTGGAGGCCGGTTTACATTACCCGCACAACCAGACGGTTGACGCGGCGTTTAAAACCCTTATGAAAGAGATTGAACCTCTGGCCCGGCTACAAAGGCAATACCAACCATGA